The following nucleotide sequence is from Pseudomonas sp. RC10.
GCGTCATCTTCCGTGACATCACCCCGTTGTTTCAGTCGCCCAAGGCCTTGCGCCTGGTGATCGACAGCTTCGTCCAGCGTTACATTGAATCGGAATTCACCCACGTCGGCGCGATGGATGCGCGGGGTTTTCTCATCGGCTCGATCATCGCGTACGAACTGAACAAGCCGCTGGTGCTGTTTCGCAAACAAGGCAAGCTGCCTGCGGACGTGCTGGCCGAGGGGTATCAGACCGAGTACGGCGAGGCGTTTCTGGAAGTCCACGCAGACAGCCTGTGCGACGGCGATTCGGTGGTGATGTTCGATGACCTGATCGCCACCGGCGGCACGCTGGTCGCCGCCGCGAACTTGATCCGCCGCATGGGCGCCAAGGTCCACGAAGCCGCCGCCATCATCGACCTCCCGGAACTGGGTGGGTCGCAGCGGTTGGAAGACATGGAAATCCCGACGTTCTGCCTCACGCAATTCTGAGCGGCAAGTTTCGAGCTGCAAGTCTTAAGCTGCAAGTTTCGAGCTGCAAGCTGCAAGCTGACCGAGAAGGACCGG
It contains:
- a CDS encoding adenine phosphoribosyltransferase; the encoded protein is MIFDEFSFKSLIRPVVDFPKPGVIFRDITPLFQSPKALRLVIDSFVQRYIESEFTHVGAMDARGFLIGSIIAYELNKPLVLFRKQGKLPADVLAEGYQTEYGEAFLEVHADSLCDGDSVVMFDDLIATGGTLVAAANLIRRMGAKVHEAAAIIDLPELGGSQRLEDMEIPTFCLTQF